The Suncus etruscus isolate mSunEtr1 chromosome 14, mSunEtr1.pri.cur, whole genome shotgun sequence genome contains a region encoding:
- the NUP62 gene encoding nuclear pore glycoprotein p62: MSGFNFGGSGASTGGFTFGTSKTATTTTTPATGFSFSTNSSGRFSFGTTPTQPAAASTPSTSLFSLASHSPATPATQAAPAAQTSGFSFGTTTPAQGGTGFSLGVSIPKLNVGGTTAAPAPAAPAPAPAPAPASTGFGLSGSTIPAAAATTTTTAASSQASTGFIFSSAAAATAAATTTSTATSSAPLGFSFNSGGLSQTTSSGFTLGSFGSTTQPSTLALQPFTSATPAATGGGGIQPIVPVPVAASTSASSGTTLFSSIATASTSATTGSSGPTLGTSAITPGVATTGFTLKAPGVSSAVSTAAATTVATVSGSSFVSNTKTAAPTAISVSQPTALSILPSASTATGVSGTSVMTYAQLESLINKWSLELEDQERHFLQQATQVNAWDRTLIENGEKITSLHREVEKVKLDQKRLDQELDFILSQQKELEDLLSPLEEAVKEQSGTVYLQHADEEREKTYKLAENIDAQLKRMAQDLKDIIEHLNTAGGPADTSDPLQQICKILNAHMDSLQWIDQNSALLQRKVEEVSKLCDGRRKEQERSFRITFD, encoded by the coding sequence ATGAGCGGGTTTAATTTTGGAGGCTCGGGGGCCTCCACAGGCGGGTTCACGTTTGGCACTTCGAAGACAGCAACCACCACAACCACGCCGGCGACGGGCTTCTCTTTCTCTACGAACAGCTCTGGCAGGTTCAGCTTTGGGACCACCCCCACGCAGCCGGCGGCGGCGAGCACCCCTTCCACCAGCCTCTTCTCACTCGCCTCCCACAGCCCGGCGACCCCCGCCACCCAGGCTGCCCCGGCTGCCCAGACCTCGGGCTTCAGCTTCGGTACCACAACACCCGCCCAAGGAGGGACCGGCTTCTCCCTGGGTGTCAGCATCCCGAAGCTGAATGTGGGCGGCACTACAGCTGCCCCTGCTCCTGCTGctcctgctccagccccagccccagccccagcctccACGGGCTTTGGGCTGAGTGGCAGCACCATCCCTGCTGctgcagccaccaccaccactaccgcTGCCTCCAGCCAGGCGTCTACCGGCTTCATTTTCAGCTCAGCTGCCGCTGCCACCGCCGCTGCCACCACCACCTCCACGGCCACCTCCAGCGCACCCCTGGGCTTCTCCTTCAACAGTGGGGGCTTGTCCCAGACCACATCCTCCGGCTTCACACTAGGCTCCTTCGGGAGCACGACCCAGCCCAGCACGCTGGCCCTGCAACCATTCACTTCGGCCACACCTGCTGCCACCGGCGGGGGGGGCATACAGCCCATCGTCCCCGTCCCCGTCGCGGCTAGCACTAGTGCAAGTTCAGGGACTACTCTCTTCTCCTCCATCGCCACCGCGTCCACCTCAGCTACCACCGGCTCCAGTGGGCCCACTCTTGGTACCTCAGCCATCACTCCGGGGGTTGCCACGACAGGCTTCACCCTGAAGGCACCGGGGGTGAGTTCTGCTGTGTCCACAGCAGCCGCCACCACCGTTGCCACTGTCAGTGGCAGCAGCTTTGTCTCAAACACGAAGACAGCGGCCCCAACCGCTATCTCCGTCAGCCAGCCGACCGCCTTGTCCATCCTGCCGAGTGCTAGCACGGCCACAGGGGTGTCGGGCACCTCTGTGATGACCTACGCGCAGCTGGAGAGCCTGATCAACAAGTGGAGCCTGGAGCTGGAGGACCAGGAGCGCCACTTCCTGCAGCAGGCCACCCAGGTGAACGCCTGGGACCGCACCCTGATCGAGAACGGCGAGAAGATCACCAGCCTGCACCGCGAGGTGGAGAAGGTCAAGCTGGACCAGAAGCGGCTCGACCAGGAGCTTGACTTCATCCTGTCGCAGCAGAAGGAGCTGGAGGACCTGCTGAGCCCCCTGGAGGAGGCAGTGAAGGAGCAGAGCGGCACCGTGTACCTGCAGCATGCGGACGAGGAGCGCGAGAAGACCTACAAGCTGGCCGAGAACATCGACGCACAGCTCAAGCGCATGGCCCAGGACCTCAAGGACATCATCGAGCACCTCAACACGGCTGGCGGCCCTGCTGACACCAGCGACCCGCTGCAGCAGATCTGCAAGATCCTCAACGCACACATGGACTCGCTGCAGTGGATCGACCAGAACTCGGCCTTGCTGCAGCGGAAGGTGGAAGAGGTGAGCAAGTTGTGCGATGGGCGGCGCAAGGAGCAGGAGCGCAGCTTCCGCATCACCTTTGACTGA